A genomic window from Streptomyces sp. 846.5 includes:
- a CDS encoding bifunctional glycosyltransferase family 2 protein/CDP-glycerol:glycerophosphate glycerophosphotransferase has product MPRFSIIVPARNAQRHLRTCLESVLSQSFGEVQLIVVDAASTDHTAAIAAEFTRLDPRVLMLTSRRPDDEDAALRLGADRASGEYLLLLSADDVLTPQALAVLGRALTAAGDPQVLVFGHRTDDWQGRTQPTKGVVLPTQPDGGGTTGATTGGPAARPALLHLPPLRANRVLRRDFCAPHGPGPLPGADSELVFAYRSLLDATTVATTPELCLVRRIQRDPRVPAAGRPCDPASLKDFEELLNRVQGDPALARLVLERMVRTVLDELARPGTASRSETAAYFRAAADSCARWRRLAAGGLPGLGGLRARGVLTGSRPAYLAGQLLDRARKRLRESRERVGRRATGYAVRAARRIGGMLPIRRDLALYCSYWGASTGSNPGAIHACAQRLAPGVRGVWVLTEKGAETAPPGTDQVLLRSPRFWWYATRAGWLVTNSGLGLAHPKRPGQRFLMTHHGTPLKKMGLDQLDHPACSAKVNWNRLMAMVGQWDLSLSSNRHSTEVWDRVFPGTFENLEAGYPRNDVLATATATDVLRIREELGIPAGTTAILYAPTHRDHQREFRPQLDLARLCRALGDGCTLLVRAHYFYGEDASLRDLERRGLARDVSQHPCVEELMLASDALVTDYSSILFDYANLDRPIVVHAPDWEVYREIRGVYFDLLSGRPGETPGLVTADEDTLAHAFRSGAWDSGHSAGLRAAFRERFCSHDDGLAAERVVRTLFLDGRDVPAALPLADRAHAPSPQEALRLLAEEGSTVIGRQDDRCYDPSVSRP; this is encoded by the coding sequence ATGCCCCGCTTCAGCATCATCGTTCCGGCCCGCAACGCCCAACGGCACCTCAGGACGTGTCTGGAGTCCGTGCTCTCGCAGTCCTTCGGCGAGGTCCAGCTCATCGTGGTGGATGCCGCGTCGACCGACCACACTGCGGCCATCGCGGCCGAGTTCACCCGGCTGGACCCCCGGGTGCTGATGCTGACCTCCCGTCGGCCCGACGACGAGGACGCCGCCCTGCGCCTCGGCGCGGACCGGGCCTCGGGCGAGTACCTGTTGCTGCTGTCCGCCGACGACGTGCTCACCCCGCAGGCCCTGGCGGTGCTGGGCCGCGCCCTCACCGCCGCCGGCGACCCCCAGGTGCTGGTGTTCGGGCACCGGACCGACGACTGGCAGGGCCGCACGCAGCCGACGAAGGGCGTGGTGCTGCCGACCCAGCCGGACGGCGGCGGCACCACAGGCGCCACGACCGGCGGTCCCGCCGCCCGGCCCGCGCTGCTGCACCTGCCGCCGCTTCGCGCCAACCGGGTGCTGCGCCGCGACTTCTGCGCCCCGCACGGCCCGGGACCGCTCCCCGGCGCCGACTCCGAGCTGGTCTTCGCCTACCGCTCACTGCTGGACGCGACCACCGTCGCCACCACCCCCGAGCTGTGCCTGGTGCGCCGGATCCAGCGCGACCCCCGGGTCCCGGCCGCCGGGCGCCCCTGCGACCCGGCGTCGCTGAAGGACTTCGAGGAGCTGCTCAACCGGGTCCAGGGCGATCCGGCCCTGGCCCGCCTGGTCCTGGAGCGGATGGTCCGCACCGTCCTGGACGAGCTGGCCCGCCCCGGCACCGCCTCCCGCTCCGAGACCGCCGCCTACTTCCGCGCCGCGGCCGACAGCTGCGCCCGCTGGCGGCGGCTGGCGGCGGGCGGGCTGCCGGGGCTCGGCGGGCTGCGGGCCCGCGGCGTGCTCACCGGATCACGCCCGGCGTACCTGGCCGGCCAGCTGCTCGACCGGGCCCGGAAGCGCCTGCGGGAGAGCCGCGAGCGGGTCGGCAGGCGGGCCACCGGCTACGCGGTCAGGGCCGCCCGGCGGATCGGCGGGATGCTGCCGATCCGCCGCGACCTGGCGCTCTACTGCTCCTACTGGGGGGCCTCGACCGGCAGCAACCCCGGCGCGATCCACGCCTGCGCCCAGCGGCTCGCCCCCGGCGTCCGCGGCGTGTGGGTGCTGACCGAGAAGGGCGCCGAGACCGCGCCGCCCGGTACCGACCAGGTGCTGCTGCGCTCCCCCAGGTTCTGGTGGTACGCCACCAGGGCGGGCTGGCTGGTGACCAACTCGGGCCTCGGCCTGGCCCACCCGAAGCGCCCCGGACAGCGCTTCCTGATGACCCATCACGGGACTCCGCTGAAGAAGATGGGCCTGGACCAGCTGGACCACCCCGCCTGCTCGGCCAAGGTCAACTGGAACCGGCTGATGGCCATGGTCGGCCAGTGGGACCTGAGCCTGTCCTCGAACCGGCACTCCACCGAGGTGTGGGACCGGGTCTTCCCCGGCACCTTCGAGAACCTGGAGGCCGGCTATCCGCGCAACGACGTGCTGGCCACCGCCACCGCCACCGACGTGCTGCGGATCAGGGAGGAGCTGGGGATCCCGGCCGGCACCACGGCGATCCTCTACGCGCCCACCCACCGGGACCACCAGCGGGAGTTCCGGCCGCAACTGGACCTCGCCCGGCTCTGCCGGGCCCTCGGCGACGGCTGCACCCTGCTGGTCCGCGCGCACTACTTCTACGGCGAGGACGCATCGCTGCGCGACCTGGAGCGCCGCGGGCTGGCGCGGGACGTGTCGCAGCACCCGTGCGTGGAGGAGCTGATGCTGGCCTCCGACGCCCTGGTGACCGACTACTCGTCGATCCTCTTCGACTACGCCAACCTGGACCGGCCGATCGTCGTCCACGCCCCCGACTGGGAGGTGTACCGGGAGATCCGCGGTGTCTACTTCGACCTGCTGTCCGGCCGCCCCGGCGAGACCCCCGGGCTGGTGACCGCGGACGAGGACACCCTGGCGCACGCGTTCCGCTCCGGCGCCTGGGACAGCGGGCACTCGGCGGGCCTGCGCGCGGCGTTCCGCGAGCGCTTCTGCAGCCACGACGACGGCCTGGCCGCGGAGCGGGTGGTCCGCACCCTGTTCCTGGACGGGCGGGACGTCCCCGCGGCGCTGCCGCTCGCCGACCGCGCCCACGCCCCCTCCCCGCAGGAGGCGCTGCGGCTGCTCGCCGAGGAGGGCAGCACCGTGATCGGCCGGCAGGACGACCGATGCTACGACCCTTCAGTGAGCAGACCGTGA
- a CDS encoding CDP-glycerol glycerophosphotransferase family protein — protein sequence MSPQLSVIVPVFNVRDYLADCLDSIAAQTMADLEAVLVDDGSTDGSTAIAEEYAAADPRFRLVRKENGGLGSARNLGVRSVHPDSRYLGFVDSDDVLPRDAYRYLYEALEQSGSDLATGNVYRLQADRRVQNHQHAHLRRTVLGTHVTREPWLLTDRIACNKLFRREFWERHRLAFPEGVLYEDISLTVPAHFLAEAVDVVHRHVYYWRIRSGSITQRAAEAQGARDRIEAVNRTSRFLAERSPVHQRAFEQQTLSYDFRFLLDAFPQAGQEYREAVVAGAAAFAERLEPEDFADLPVDLRAKWELIRGRRTADLLDLLALEQRSRNGFEVAGTVRRRAVYRTGSGEPIVLPARTAALRSDELPLLAKLEEVHWSPEGRLELHGCAYVDNLPAGSPLTSLRTAVLTGPDRHRTLLRLRSRPSVAAGRGSGQELHDHAGAGFLLSVDPERFRCGGRWQAGTWTLRVALGRPGLLRHAPIRPAGGNVDFTRVRPLDADTLLRVGFDNGALTLRVEEIQARIDGHRLVDGCLEISGRVRDKHRPVRLTVNQKDSEARVETPVAVGRAEAGWRSFTVAVPLDAVASVAPVTEDGPRELAPRSVDGWWTRLVTEAGAQLVVTALPELAAGSYPLPPGPDGPDPRLGDQLQLLPGTEGQLVLERTRRPTAGTLSWTPDGRLEIAGTLPLTAGPVQLVLRHSGLHEEVTVPVEHADGRFTAALDPAAHPGLPGELPLREGHWYGFLRRIGADSRDGELSLRLATAAQAGLPLERPGAGRQFAVIACYRDMFVLSSGAAPGFEAQSPYRTLQLARQAYPAARWLPLRDTVLYSSFDGRQYGDAPRAIHEELLGRGSELRHLWTVDDEQAPLPPSARAVALGGPEWHQALATSRYLVTNTQLPSWFRRREGQTVVQCGTGVPVKRTGLALRGSVYTDQSRLAELSEQSRQWSLLLAPNRSGAAALRRAWDFQGEILSDCSPRTDLLHAEDRDKLAEVLRRRLDLPEGRRTVLFAPTFRDHRAVSGGPLRYDFAPGLDLTSFAEALGDGYRVLVRRHPDTVAAFPIGGAVTDVSAHPDAVELLLLADVLVTDYSSLAVDFCRTGRPVLFFTPDLDQYRDSVRGLEIDLPRHAPGPLLETQEGLVEALLDLDAVAAAHAERYASFREAYCGVLDAEGARRAVDRMLTLG from the coding sequence ATGTCACCCCAACTCAGCGTCATCGTCCCCGTCTTCAATGTGCGGGACTACCTGGCGGACTGCCTGGACTCGATCGCCGCACAGACCATGGCCGACCTGGAGGCCGTGCTGGTGGACGACGGCTCCACGGACGGCAGCACCGCGATCGCGGAGGAGTACGCGGCCGCCGACCCCCGGTTCCGGCTGGTGCGCAAGGAGAACGGCGGCCTCGGCAGCGCCCGCAACCTGGGCGTCCGCTCGGTCCATCCGGACAGCAGGTACCTGGGCTTCGTCGACAGCGACGACGTCCTTCCCCGGGACGCGTACCGGTATCTGTACGAGGCGCTGGAGCAGAGCGGCTCCGACCTGGCGACCGGCAATGTGTACCGGCTGCAGGCGGACCGCCGGGTGCAGAACCACCAGCACGCGCATCTGCGCAGGACGGTGCTGGGCACCCATGTCACCCGGGAGCCGTGGCTGCTCACCGACCGGATCGCCTGCAACAAGCTGTTCCGCCGGGAGTTCTGGGAGCGGCACCGGCTGGCCTTCCCCGAGGGGGTCCTCTACGAGGACATCTCGCTGACCGTCCCCGCGCACTTCCTGGCGGAGGCCGTCGACGTGGTGCACCGGCACGTCTACTACTGGCGGATCAGAAGCGGCTCCATCACCCAGCGGGCCGCCGAGGCGCAGGGAGCCCGCGACCGCATCGAGGCCGTCAACCGCACCAGCAGGTTCCTCGCCGAGCGCTCCCCGGTCCACCAGCGGGCGTTCGAGCAGCAGACCCTCTCCTACGACTTCCGCTTTCTGCTGGACGCCTTCCCGCAGGCGGGCCAGGAGTACCGGGAGGCGGTCGTGGCGGGCGCCGCCGCCTTCGCCGAGCGGCTGGAACCGGAGGACTTCGCCGACCTCCCGGTCGACCTGCGGGCCAAGTGGGAGCTGATCCGTGGCCGGCGTACGGCGGACCTGCTCGACCTGTTGGCGCTGGAGCAGCGCAGCCGCAATGGCTTCGAGGTCGCCGGAACCGTTCGGCGCCGGGCCGTCTACCGCACCGGCTCCGGCGAGCCGATCGTGCTCCCGGCCCGGACCGCGGCCCTGCGGAGCGACGAACTGCCGCTGCTGGCCAAGCTGGAGGAGGTGCACTGGTCGCCCGAGGGCCGACTTGAGCTGCACGGCTGCGCGTATGTCGACAACCTCCCGGCCGGCTCGCCGCTCACCTCGCTGCGGACCGCCGTACTGACCGGCCCGGACCGGCACCGGACGTTGCTCCGGCTGCGCAGCCGGCCGTCGGTCGCCGCCGGACGGGGCTCCGGGCAGGAGCTGCACGACCACGCCGGCGCCGGCTTCCTGCTCTCGGTCGACCCGGAGCGGTTCAGGTGCGGCGGCCGTTGGCAGGCCGGCACCTGGACACTGCGGGTCGCGCTGGGCCGCCCCGGTCTGCTGCGGCACGCCCCGATCCGGCCCGCCGGCGGCAACGTCGACTTCACCCGGGTCCGGCCGCTGGACGCGGACACCCTGCTGAGGGTCGGTTTCGACAACGGGGCGCTGACACTCAGGGTCGAGGAGATCCAGGCCAGGATCGACGGCCACCGGCTGGTGGACGGCTGTCTGGAGATCAGCGGCCGGGTCCGCGACAAGCACCGGCCGGTTCGACTGACGGTCAATCAGAAGGACTCCGAGGCACGGGTGGAGACCCCGGTCGCAGTCGGGCGGGCCGAGGCCGGGTGGCGGAGCTTCACGGTGGCCGTGCCGCTCGACGCGGTCGCCTCGGTCGCGCCCGTGACCGAGGACGGCCCCCGTGAACTGGCTCCGAGGTCGGTCGACGGCTGGTGGACCCGGCTGGTCACCGAGGCCGGAGCGCAGCTGGTCGTCACGGCCCTGCCCGAACTGGCCGCCGGCAGCTACCCGCTGCCGCCTGGACCCGACGGACCGGATCCGCGCCTGGGCGACCAGCTGCAGCTGCTGCCGGGCACCGAGGGCCAGTTGGTGCTGGAGCGGACCCGGCGCCCCACCGCCGGGACGCTCTCCTGGACGCCGGACGGGCGGCTGGAGATCGCCGGAACGCTGCCGTTGACCGCCGGGCCGGTGCAGCTGGTGCTGCGCCACAGCGGTTTGCACGAGGAGGTGACCGTCCCGGTCGAGCACGCGGACGGCCGCTTCACCGCCGCCCTGGACCCGGCCGCCCACCCCGGGCTGCCTGGCGAACTCCCGCTGCGCGAGGGGCACTGGTACGGCTTCCTGCGCCGGATCGGCGCCGACAGCAGGGACGGCGAGCTGTCGCTGCGGCTCGCCACCGCCGCCCAGGCCGGGCTGCCGCTGGAGCGCCCCGGTGCGGGACGGCAGTTCGCCGTCATCGCCTGCTACCGCGACATGTTCGTGCTCAGCTCGGGCGCCGCGCCCGGCTTCGAGGCGCAGAGCCCGTACCGGACCCTGCAGCTGGCCCGGCAGGCCTACCCCGCCGCCCGGTGGCTGCCGCTGCGCGACACCGTGCTCTACAGCAGCTTCGACGGACGGCAGTACGGCGACGCGCCACGCGCCATCCACGAGGAACTGCTGGGCCGTGGCAGCGAGTTGCGGCACCTGTGGACGGTGGACGACGAGCAGGCGCCGCTGCCGCCGTCGGCCCGGGCGGTCGCCCTGGGCGGTCCGGAATGGCACCAGGCGCTGGCCACCAGCCGCTATCTGGTCACCAACACCCAGCTCCCGTCCTGGTTCCGGCGCCGGGAGGGGCAGACCGTGGTGCAGTGCGGCACCGGGGTCCCGGTCAAGCGGACCGGCCTGGCGCTGCGGGGTTCCGTCTACACCGACCAGAGCCGGCTGGCGGAGCTCTCCGAGCAGTCCCGGCAGTGGAGCCTGCTGCTGGCGCCGAACCGGTCCGGAGCGGCGGCGCTGCGCCGGGCCTGGGACTTCCAGGGCGAGATCCTGAGCGACTGCTCCCCGCGCACCGACCTGCTGCACGCTGAGGACCGGGACAAGCTCGCCGAGGTGCTGCGGCGCCGGCTCGACCTGCCCGAGGGCCGGCGGACCGTGCTGTTCGCGCCGACCTTCCGCGACCACCGGGCGGTGTCCGGAGGGCCGTTGCGCTACGACTTCGCCCCCGGCCTGGACCTGACCTCGTTCGCCGAGGCCCTCGGCGACGGCTACCGGGTGCTGGTGCGCCGGCATCCCGACACAGTGGCCGCGTTCCCGATCGGCGGAGCGGTCACGGACGTCAGCGCCCACCCGGACGCCGTCGAACTGCTGCTGCTCGCCGACGTCCTGGTCACCGACTACTCCTCGCTGGCGGTCGACTTCTGCCGGACCGGCCGACCGGTGCTGTTCTTCACCCCGGACCTGGACCAGTACCGGGACTCCGTCCGCGGCCTGGAGATCGACCTGCCCCGGCACGCACCCGGCCCACTGCTGGAGACTCAGGAGGGGCTGGTGGAAGCCCTCCTGGACCTGGACGCGGTGGCCGCCGCCCACGCCGAGCGCTATGCGTCCTTCCGGGAGGCCTACTGCGGCGTGCTGGACGCGGAGGGCGCCCGCCGGGCGGTCGACCGGATGCTGACCCTCGGCTGA
- a CDS encoding bifunctional glycosyltransferase/class I SAM-dependent methyltransferase: MPQPAVPTAPRIGVLVVAYNAENTLAKTLQRIPAEFRERIAEILVMDDASHDATFLAGWRWSQQEDAPPTVVMRHTKNLGYGGNQKAGYRLAMERGLDIVVMLHGDGQYAPERLAEMVAPIERGEADAVFGSRMMEDGGARRGGMPAYKWLGNRVLTKIENSLLGTSLTEFHSGYRAYRVDALRDLLIDRNTDAFDFDTQIIVQLIDAGKRIVEVPIPTYYGDEICYVNGLTYAKDVVKDVLEYRLAMKGFGSCPWVPKAEEYAFKAGDGSSHAEILAMLSGSEPMTVLDLGCSGGLFAEQMRKLGHTVTGVDYIEVPGVRERTDRFLKADLNEGLPSELDGPFDLVVAGDVVEHLVDPERLLREVRRVLRPGGELVLSVPNFGHWYSRLRVAVGAFDYDRRGILDETHLRFFSRSSLRRMIRNAGYDLLELRSTGSPFVQLAGTGAAAGAASAMSRALVGLRPTLFGYQYVARLTPHAQEIITAGQSDGVDELLAAQARR, from the coding sequence ATGCCTCAGCCCGCTGTCCCGACCGCCCCCAGAATCGGCGTCCTGGTCGTCGCGTACAACGCGGAGAACACTCTGGCGAAGACGCTCCAGCGAATCCCGGCGGAATTCCGTGAGCGCATCGCCGAGATCCTGGTGATGGACGACGCCAGCCATGACGCGACCTTCCTGGCCGGCTGGCGCTGGTCCCAGCAGGAGGACGCCCCGCCCACCGTGGTGATGCGGCACACCAAGAACCTGGGCTACGGCGGCAACCAGAAGGCGGGCTACCGGCTCGCCATGGAGCGCGGCCTGGACATCGTGGTGATGCTGCACGGCGACGGGCAGTACGCGCCCGAACGGCTCGCCGAGATGGTCGCGCCGATCGAACGCGGTGAGGCCGACGCGGTCTTCGGTTCGCGGATGATGGAGGACGGCGGAGCCCGCCGCGGCGGCATGCCCGCCTACAAGTGGCTCGGCAACCGGGTGCTGACGAAGATCGAGAACTCCCTGCTGGGCACCTCGCTCACGGAGTTCCACTCCGGCTACCGCGCCTACCGGGTCGATGCGCTGCGGGACCTGCTGATCGACCGCAACACCGACGCCTTCGATTTTGACACGCAGATCATCGTGCAGCTGATCGACGCCGGGAAGCGCATCGTCGAGGTCCCGATCCCCACCTACTACGGGGACGAGATCTGCTACGTCAACGGCCTCACCTACGCCAAGGACGTGGTCAAGGACGTGCTGGAGTACCGGCTCGCCATGAAGGGCTTCGGCAGCTGCCCGTGGGTGCCCAAGGCCGAGGAGTACGCGTTCAAGGCCGGCGACGGCTCCTCGCACGCGGAGATCCTGGCGATGCTGTCCGGGTCGGAGCCGATGACCGTGCTGGACCTGGGCTGCTCCGGCGGTCTCTTCGCCGAGCAGATGCGCAAGCTGGGCCACACGGTGACCGGCGTCGACTACATCGAGGTGCCCGGGGTCCGCGAGCGCACCGACCGCTTCCTGAAGGCCGACCTCAACGAGGGGCTGCCGTCCGAGCTCGACGGCCCCTTCGACCTGGTGGTCGCCGGGGACGTGGTCGAGCACCTGGTCGACCCCGAACGGCTGCTGCGCGAGGTCCGGCGGGTGCTGCGCCCCGGCGGCGAACTGGTGCTCTCGGTGCCCAACTTCGGGCACTGGTACTCGCGGCTCCGGGTCGCCGTCGGCGCGTTCGACTACGACCGCCGGGGCATTCTCGACGAGACGCATCTGCGCTTCTTCTCCCGCTCCAGCCTGCGCCGGATGATCCGCAACGCGGGCTACGACCTCCTCGAACTCCGGTCCACCGGCTCCCCGTTCGTGCAGCTCGCCGGTACCGGGGCGGCGGCCGGGGCGGCCTCGGCGATGTCCCGGGCGCTGGTCGGGCTGCGGCCCACGCTGTTCGGCTACCAGTACGTGGCCAGGCTGACCCCGCACGCCCAGGAGATCATCACCGCAGGTCAGAGCGATGGCGTCGACGAGCTGCTGGCCGCCCAGGCGCGTCGTTAG
- a CDS encoding FAD-binding oxidoreductase — translation MQGPQAPPSDALVALTGWGRTAPTAARVTSPATADAAVAALLAAGERGVVARGLGRSYGDAAQNAGGSVLDMTALSAIRSIDVRRGLLDCEAGVSLDRLMRLLLPLGWFVPVTPGTRQVTVGGAFGADVHGKNHHVSGSFSRHVRSIELLTADGRVRTVTPAEDPELFWATAGGMGLTGVVLSAQIQLLAVQTSLISVDTERAVDLDDLMARLDATDHRYRYSVAWIDLLARGASLGRAVLTRGDHAPLDRLGPRQLRSPLAFRTADLPAVPRGLPGGLLSAATVGAFNEFWYRRAPRERRGQLQTIPAFFHPLDGLPEWNRVYGPTGFLQYQFVVPYGEEAALRRIVETISRHRCPTFLAVLKRFGEGDPGWLSFPAPGWTLALDIPAGLPGLGRLLDGLDQEVLAAGGRIYLAKDSRLRPEALAPMYPRLDDFRALRARIDPGNRFTSDLARRLSL, via the coding sequence ATGCAAGGACCACAGGCTCCGCCGTCGGACGCGCTGGTCGCGCTGACCGGCTGGGGCCGCACCGCGCCCACCGCCGCCAGGGTCACCTCGCCCGCCACCGCGGACGCGGCCGTCGCCGCGCTGCTGGCCGCGGGGGAGCGCGGGGTGGTCGCGCGCGGGCTCGGGCGCTCCTACGGGGACGCCGCGCAGAACGCCGGCGGCTCGGTGCTGGACATGACCGCGCTCAGCGCGATCCGCTCCATCGACGTCCGACGCGGCCTGCTCGACTGCGAGGCCGGGGTCAGCCTGGACCGGCTGATGCGGCTGCTGCTGCCGCTGGGCTGGTTCGTCCCGGTCACCCCGGGGACCCGTCAGGTCACCGTGGGCGGGGCCTTCGGGGCCGACGTCCACGGCAAGAACCACCACGTCAGCGGCAGTTTCAGCCGCCATGTCCGGTCCATCGAGCTGCTCACCGCGGACGGCCGGGTGCGCACCGTCACCCCGGCAGAGGACCCCGAGCTGTTCTGGGCCACGGCCGGCGGAATGGGGCTGACCGGGGTGGTGCTCTCGGCGCAGATCCAACTGCTGGCCGTGCAGACCTCGTTGATCAGCGTGGACACCGAACGGGCGGTCGACCTGGACGATCTGATGGCCCGTCTGGACGCCACCGACCACCGCTACCGCTACTCGGTCGCCTGGATCGACCTGCTCGCCCGGGGAGCGTCGCTGGGCCGCGCCGTCCTCACCCGCGGCGACCACGCCCCACTGGACCGGCTCGGCCCGCGGCAGCTGCGCTCGCCGCTCGCCTTCCGCACCGCCGACCTGCCGGCGGTGCCGCGCGGCCTTCCCGGCGGGCTGCTCAGCGCGGCCACCGTCGGCGCCTTCAACGAGTTCTGGTACCGCAGGGCGCCGCGCGAGCGGCGCGGACAGCTGCAGACCATCCCCGCCTTCTTCCACCCTCTGGACGGCCTGCCCGAGTGGAATCGGGTCTATGGACCGACGGGCTTCCTGCAGTACCAGTTCGTGGTCCCGTACGGCGAGGAGGCCGCGCTGCGGCGGATCGTCGAGACCATCAGCCGGCACCGCTGCCCCACCTTCCTGGCCGTCCTCAAGCGCTTCGGCGAGGGTGACCCCGGCTGGCTCTCCTTCCCCGCCCCGGGCTGGACCCTCGCCCTGGACATCCCCGCCGGGCTGCCCGGGCTCGGCCGGCTGCTGGACGGCCTGGACCAGGAGGTACTGGCCGCAGGCGGCCGGATCTACCTCGCCAAGGACTCCCGGCTGCGACCGGAGGCCCTGGCGCCGATGTACCCCAGGCTCGACGACTTCCGCGCCCTGCGGGCCCGGATCGACCCGGGCAACCGCTTCACCTCCGACCTCGCCCGCCGCCTCAGTCTCTAA
- a CDS encoding decaprenylphospho-beta-D-erythro-pentofuranosid-2-ulose 2-reductase: protein MKNALGQPQSLLLLGGSSEIGLATARRMVQGRTKRVHLAGRPSPALTAAAAGLTALGAEVSVHDFDAAALDTHEAVLGKVFAEGDIDTVLLAFGVLGDQLKDEQDPMAAAAVAQVNYLGAVTSALVSAQALRRQGHGSLIVLSSVAGERARRANFIYGSTKAGLDAFAQGLGDSLQGTGVHVMVVRPGFVRGRMTEGRPEAPMATTPEAVAEAILVGLQRGSETVWAPAALRVVMSGLRHLPRPLFRRLAV, encoded by the coding sequence ATGAAGAACGCCCTGGGCCAGCCCCAGTCCCTGCTGCTGCTCGGCGGCTCCTCCGAGATCGGCCTGGCCACCGCCCGCCGGATGGTCCAGGGCCGGACCAAGCGGGTCCACCTCGCCGGGCGCCCCTCGCCCGCGCTCACCGCGGCCGCCGCCGGACTCACCGCGCTCGGCGCCGAGGTCTCCGTCCACGACTTCGACGCCGCCGCCCTGGACACCCATGAGGCGGTGCTCGGCAAGGTCTTCGCCGAGGGCGACATCGACACCGTGCTGCTCGCCTTCGGGGTCCTCGGCGACCAGCTGAAGGACGAGCAGGACCCGATGGCCGCCGCCGCCGTCGCCCAGGTCAACTACCTGGGCGCGGTCACCTCGGCGCTGGTCAGTGCGCAGGCGCTGCGCCGCCAGGGCCATGGCTCGCTGATCGTGCTGTCCTCGGTCGCGGGGGAGCGGGCCCGCCGGGCCAACTTCATCTACGGCTCCACCAAGGCCGGGCTCGACGCCTTCGCCCAGGGCCTCGGCGACTCGCTGCAGGGCACCGGCGTGCACGTCATGGTGGTCCGCCCCGGCTTCGTCAGGGGCCGGATGACCGAGGGCCGACCCGAGGCGCCGATGGCGACCACCCCGGAGGCGGTCGCCGAGGCCATCCTGGTCGGGCTGCAGCGCGGCAGCGAGACGGTGTGGGCGCCGGCCGCGCTACGGGTCGTCATGTCCGGGCTGCGGCACCTGCCGCGCCCGCTGTTCCGCCGGCTCGCGGTCTGA
- a CDS encoding YihY/virulence factor BrkB family protein, whose amino-acid sequence MDWLTRLPVLGPVAARVLRSRPYLVFDHFNKAGSNRLAGAVTFFGFLALFPLLTVAMAIAAATLSSGRVRSIQDAIARQLPSLAESLDLDSLVRNAATVGVISGVLLLVSGLGWVDTTRVAIRTVWRLPIEPGNAVLRKALDVGVLIGLGVVAAVSIAASAATSALTGQLASWLGVAHQSWGRLLLSAASVLIAVGADTLMFAYLLVGLPRIGDQRRRVVVEGALLGAVGFELLKQLLSAYLSNVAGKNIYGAFGTPVALLLWINFIFRWLFFCVAWTATDDPEAARARARARAAEAWTEAGGAGTPGGPGGMSVTPDPDEPTAPRRPGPRSALVFAAGTAFGSFATRCRHRLRRRQV is encoded by the coding sequence ATGGACTGGCTGACGCGGCTGCCTGTGCTCGGACCGGTCGCCGCCCGGGTGCTGCGGAGCCGTCCCTACCTGGTCTTCGACCACTTCAACAAGGCAGGCTCGAACCGGCTCGCGGGCGCCGTCACCTTCTTCGGGTTCCTGGCCCTGTTCCCGCTGCTCACCGTGGCCATGGCGATCGCCGCGGCCACCCTCAGCAGCGGGCGGGTGCGGAGCATCCAGGACGCGATCGCGAGGCAGCTCCCCTCGCTGGCGGAGTCGCTGGACCTGGACTCGCTGGTCCGCAACGCCGCCACGGTCGGGGTGATCAGCGGGGTGCTGCTGCTGGTCTCCGGCCTCGGCTGGGTCGACACCACCCGGGTCGCCATCCGGACCGTGTGGCGGCTGCCGATCGAGCCCGGCAACGCGGTGCTGCGCAAGGCCCTGGACGTCGGGGTGCTGATCGGCCTCGGCGTGGTGGCCGCGGTGTCCATCGCCGCCTCGGCGGCGACCTCCGCGCTCACCGGACAGCTCGCCTCCTGGCTCGGCGTCGCCCACCAGTCCTGGGGCCGGCTGCTGCTCTCGGCGGCGAGCGTCCTGATCGCGGTGGGCGCGGACACCCTGATGTTCGCCTATCTGCTGGTGGGCCTGCCGCGCATCGGCGACCAGCGCAGACGCGTCGTCGTCGAGGGCGCGCTGCTGGGCGCGGTCGGGTTCGAACTGCTGAAGCAACTGCTCTCGGCCTACCTCAGCAATGTCGCCGGCAAGAACATCTACGGAGCCTTCGGCACCCCGGTGGCCCTGCTGCTGTGGATCAACTTCATCTTCCGCTGGCTCTTCTTCTGCGTCGCCTGGACCGCCACCGACGACCCGGAAGCCGCCCGCGCCAGAGCCCGCGCCCGAGCCGCCGAAGCCTGGACCGAGGCTGGCGGCGCCGGGACACCCGGCGGCCCGGGCGGAATGTCGGTGACCCCGGACCCGGACGAGCCGACGGCCCCTCGGCGCCCCGGCCCGCGCTCCGCCCTGGTCTTCGCTGCCGGGACGGCCTTCGGCTCGTTCGCCACCCGCTGCCGGCACCGGCTGCGCAGACGTCAGGTGTAG